From the genome of Thiobacter sp. AK1, one region includes:
- a CDS encoding pilin: MKRVQQGFTLIELMIVVAIIGILAAIAIPAYQDYTIRARVSEGLSLASSAKTTVSENAMNGNADLAAGWVAPAATDNVASVAVDGTNGQITITYTARAGNGTIIMTPQSGGAALAAGTVPTGAITWNCTGGTLDNRYRPAECRS, translated from the coding sequence ATGAAACGCGTTCAACAAGGTTTCACCTTGATCGAACTGATGATCGTCGTGGCGATCATCGGCATTTTGGCGGCCATCGCCATCCCGGCTTATCAGGACTACACCATCCGGGCGCGGGTATCGGAAGGGTTGAGTCTCGCTTCCTCGGCAAAAACCACCGTATCCGAGAATGCCATGAACGGCAACGCAGACCTGGCCGCGGGCTGGGTGGCCCCCGCCGCAACGGACAACGTGGCGAGCGTAGCCGTGGACGGTACCAATGGGCAAATCACCATTACCTACACCGCGCGGGCCGGCAACGGAACCATCATCATGACGCCCCAGTCGGGCGGCGCGGCTCTTGCGGCGGGAACGGTGCCCACTGGTGCCATCACTTGGAACTGCACGGGCGGCACCTTGGATAACCGTTATCGGCCTGCCGAATGCCGCTCCTGA